The following proteins are encoded in a genomic region of Streptomyces sp. NBC_01723:
- a CDS encoding DNA-binding protein NsdB has product MSGEPNTRLSDLFGLAGWSKGELARLVNRQAAAMGHPQLATDTSRVRRWIDMGEIPRDPVPRVLAVLFTERLGRVVTIEDLGLVRHGRAGKRQGGGSEEHPDGVPWAPERTAAVLTEFTGMDLMLNRRGLVGAGAALAAGSALSSAMHDWLHTDPALAADAPDLRQPLHADPAGFDRYEAAPIGSQEVEELERSVEVFRAWDAARGGGLQRKAVVGQLNEVGGMLAYHHPPHLQRRLWGVAANLAVLAGWMSHDVGLEPTAQKYFVIAAHAAREGGDRPRAGEALSRAARQMVHLGRPDDALDLMKLAKSGSGDQVLPRTQAMLCTIEAWAQASMGKGQAMRRTLGRAEDLFVSDKADVPPPDWMQTFKEEDLYGMQALAYRTLADFEPGAAAHAQYYAEKALALRIDGRQRSKIFDYLSMASACFIADDPEQADRYARLALVSMGSNSSQRTWDRLRQMYRLTAEYAGYPKIQELREEIELALPKGKSARGKGKGGSVAPA; this is encoded by the coding sequence GTGAGCGGAGAACCCAACACCCGTCTGTCGGACCTGTTCGGCCTGGCCGGCTGGTCCAAGGGCGAGCTCGCGAGGCTGGTGAACCGGCAGGCGGCGGCCATGGGCCACCCCCAGCTGGCGACCGACACCTCGCGGGTGCGGCGGTGGATCGACATGGGAGAGATCCCGCGCGATCCGGTGCCGCGGGTGCTGGCGGTTCTGTTCACCGAGCGACTCGGCCGTGTCGTGACCATCGAGGACCTCGGTCTGGTCCGGCACGGGCGCGCGGGGAAACGGCAGGGCGGCGGGAGCGAGGAACATCCCGACGGAGTGCCGTGGGCGCCCGAGCGGACTGCGGCGGTCCTCACCGAATTCACGGGAATGGACCTCATGCTCAACCGACGCGGCTTGGTGGGCGCGGGCGCCGCGCTCGCCGCGGGCTCCGCACTCAGCAGCGCCATGCACGACTGGCTGCACACCGACCCGGCCCTCGCGGCCGATGCCCCCGACCTCCGCCAACCCCTGCACGCCGACCCCGCCGGGTTCGACCGCTACGAGGCCGCCCCCATCGGGTCGCAGGAAGTGGAGGAACTGGAGCGCTCGGTCGAGGTGTTCCGCGCCTGGGACGCCGCCCGTGGCGGCGGGCTCCAGCGCAAGGCCGTGGTGGGCCAGCTCAACGAGGTGGGCGGCATGCTCGCCTACCACCACCCACCCCATCTCCAGCGGCGCCTGTGGGGCGTCGCCGCCAACCTCGCCGTCCTCGCGGGCTGGATGTCGCACGACGTCGGCCTGGAACCCACGGCCCAGAAGTACTTCGTCATCGCCGCCCACGCCGCACGCGAGGGCGGCGACCGGCCCCGGGCCGGGGAGGCGCTCTCCCGGGCGGCCCGCCAGATGGTGCACCTGGGCCGGCCCGACGACGCGCTCGACCTAATGAAACTCGCCAAGTCCGGCTCCGGCGACCAGGTGCTGCCGCGCACCCAGGCCATGCTCTGCACCATCGAGGCCTGGGCACAGGCATCCATGGGCAAGGGCCAGGCCATGCGCCGCACCCTCGGGCGGGCCGAGGACCTCTTCGTCTCCGACAAGGCCGACGTGCCCCCGCCGGACTGGATGCAGACGTTCAAGGAGGAGGACCTGTACGGCATGCAGGCCCTCGCCTACCGGACGCTCGCCGACTTCGAGCCGGGGGCGGCCGCGCACGCCCAGTACTACGCGGAGAAGGCGCTGGCCCTGCGGATCGACGGCCGGCAGCGGTCGAAGATCTTCGACTATCTGTCCATGGCCTCCGCCTGCTTCATCGCCGACGACCCCGAACAGGCGGACCGGTACGCGCGCCTGGCCCTGGTGTCGATGGGGTCCAACTCGTCCCAGCGGACCTGGGACCGGCTGCGGCAGATGTACCGGCTCACCGCCGAGTACGCCGGATACCCGAAGATCCAGGAACTGCGCGAGGAGATCGAACTGGCGCTGCCCAAGGGCAAGTCGGCCAGGGGAAAGGGGAAGGGCGGCAGCGTCGCACCGGCGTAG
- a CDS encoding aminoglycoside phosphotransferase family protein — MYAASSSVSAPQRSLHPRPAAGGGPYLAPARPAAPVLGAGRARRGAGPGTQPLSGRIDLSGPQGAQLRTAIASVHRICPEFSPVQVLRRSGRSVLLVGTTGRSTAVAKCLLDHSPAWSERIRHEIGAYRSFVRQRPPVRVPRLIAADPDNGTLVIERMPGRVAALQRHPVEAPPRADIRAALGAVCRLNAWRPPAGAFDAPLDYAARISRYHELGLLTDRDLGDLQKLLHGIAHASGRQGMGQFCHGDALLSNILMSPAGPVLVDWEHAGWYLPGYDLATLWAVLGDAPVARRQISQIAQSTGTAARDAFLVNLMLVLTREIRTYETAVQRSMHDSAPAPSATPAHPGATPTGEEQRLLLRRLHDDCQMARRAVRAAVGTR; from the coding sequence ATGTACGCAGCATCGTCCTCCGTGTCCGCCCCGCAGCGCTCGCTGCACCCCCGCCCGGCGGCGGGCGGCGGCCCCTATCTCGCCCCCGCGCGTCCGGCGGCCCCGGTGCTCGGGGCAGGCAGGGCGCGGCGCGGCGCGGGGCCCGGCACGCAGCCGCTCAGCGGAAGAATCGACCTGTCCGGCCCCCAGGGGGCCCAACTGCGCACGGCGATCGCCTCCGTGCACCGCATCTGCCCGGAGTTCTCACCCGTGCAGGTCCTGCGCCGCAGCGGGCGCTCCGTGCTCCTGGTCGGGACGACCGGGCGCAGTACGGCGGTCGCCAAGTGCTTACTGGACCACTCTCCGGCGTGGTCGGAGCGGATCAGGCACGAGATAGGGGCATACCGCTCGTTCGTCCGGCAGCGCCCTCCGGTGCGGGTGCCGAGGCTGATCGCGGCGGATCCGGACAACGGCACGCTGGTCATCGAGCGGATGCCGGGACGGGTGGCCGCGCTGCAGCGGCACCCCGTGGAGGCCCCGCCGCGCGCGGACATCAGGGCGGCGCTGGGCGCGGTCTGCCGGCTGAACGCCTGGCGGCCGCCGGCCGGGGCGTTCGACGCCCCGCTGGACTACGCGGCCCGGATCTCCCGGTACCACGAGCTGGGGCTGCTCACCGACCGGGACCTGGGCGACCTGCAGAAACTGCTGCACGGCATCGCCCACGCGAGCGGACGCCAGGGCATGGGGCAGTTCTGCCACGGTGACGCGCTGCTGTCCAACATCCTCATGTCGCCGGCCGGTCCGGTCCTGGTGGACTGGGAGCACGCCGGCTGGTACCTGCCCGGCTACGACCTGGCGACACTGTGGGCGGTTCTCGGCGACGCCCCGGTGGCCCGCCGTCAGATCAGCCAGATCGCCCAGTCGACGGGCACCGCGGCGCGCGACGCCTTCCTGGTGAACCTGATGCTCGTACTGACCAGGGAGATCCGTACCTACGAGACGGCCGTGCAGCGTTCGATGCACGACTCGGCGCCGGCCCCGTCGGCCACGCCGGCCCACCCCGGTGCCACGCCGACCGGCGAGGAGCAGCGGCTGCTGCTGCGCCGGCTGCACGACGACTGCCAGATGGCCCGCCGGGCCGTGCGGGCGGCGGTCGGCACGCGCTGA
- a CDS encoding CGNR zinc finger domain-containing protein: MQDSVSRDARIALDLALTVRHDGHGGVADDLADPAGLTAWVRAHPGLAADAETADPAAVRDVRAAARALFARAVRPGEPSPADAARLLPVPEALRRLNEAAARTPTVPVLHWADAGAPVVRAAPAPGARPDLTAALAQAVIGFLAGPDRQRLRACHAPRCVRYFLKDHPRQEWCKPSCGNRARVARHQQRRRRTAEPRP, encoded by the coding sequence ATGCAGGACTCAGTCAGCAGGGACGCCCGGATCGCCCTCGACCTCGCCCTGACCGTCCGGCACGACGGGCACGGCGGGGTCGCCGACGACCTCGCCGACCCCGCCGGGCTCACCGCCTGGGTACGGGCCCACCCCGGCCTCGCGGCGGACGCCGAGACCGCCGACCCGGCCGCCGTCCGGGACGTGCGGGCCGCCGCCCGCGCCCTCTTCGCCCGCGCCGTGCGTCCGGGCGAGCCGAGCCCGGCCGACGCCGCCCGGCTGCTGCCCGTCCCCGAAGCCCTGCGGCGCTTGAACGAGGCCGCCGCCCGGACCCCCACCGTCCCCGTCCTGCACTGGGCCGACGCCGGCGCCCCCGTCGTCCGCGCCGCACCCGCGCCCGGCGCCCGGCCCGACCTCACCGCCGCGCTCGCCCAGGCCGTGATCGGCTTCCTCGCGGGACCCGACCGGCAGCGGCTGCGGGCCTGCCACGCACCGCGCTGCGTGCGGTACTTCCTCAAGGACCATCCGCGCCAGGAGTGGTGCAAACCGTCCTGCGGCAACCGGGCCCGGGTCGCCCGCCACCAGCAGCGCCGGCGGCGGACCGCCGAGCCTCGGCCATAG
- a CDS encoding alpha/beta fold hydrolase codes for MSTFTAYDGTELAYHVRGRGAPLVVLPGGPMRASSYLGDLGGLSAHRRLVLLDLRGTGDSGVPADPATYRCDRLVDDVEALRVHLGLDRMDVLAHSAGGSLAMLHAARHPTSVGRLALITATPWALDMPATPEDRRAAALLRRDEPWFEEAYGPFEAWLAGTGDFDPVFLPFFHGRWDDAARAHVARGPQESNYEAGDVYLSPDAFDPPATRAALARSTARVLVLAGELDGGPRPELARRCAAVFPHAEVAVQPGAGHYPWLDDPEWFVRRVTAFLEGQPSRGLSAVGADR; via the coding sequence ATGAGCACCTTCACCGCGTACGACGGAACCGAACTCGCCTATCACGTCCGGGGCCGCGGCGCCCCGCTGGTCGTGCTGCCGGGCGGCCCCATGCGGGCCTCCTCCTACCTCGGCGACCTCGGCGGTCTGAGCGCGCACCGCCGGCTGGTCCTGCTCGACCTGCGCGGCACCGGCGACTCCGGCGTCCCCGCCGACCCGGCGACGTACCGCTGCGACCGGCTCGTCGACGACGTGGAGGCGCTCCGGGTCCACCTCGGCCTCGACCGCATGGACGTCCTCGCGCACTCCGCCGGCGGCAGCCTCGCGATGCTCCACGCCGCCCGCCACCCGACGAGCGTGGGACGCCTCGCCCTGATCACCGCCACGCCCTGGGCGCTGGACATGCCCGCCACGCCGGAGGACCGAAGGGCGGCCGCGCTCCTGCGACGGGACGAACCCTGGTTCGAGGAGGCGTACGGCCCCTTCGAGGCGTGGCTGGCCGGCACCGGCGACTTCGACCCGGTGTTCCTCCCCTTCTTCCACGGCCGCTGGGACGACGCCGCCCGCGCCCACGTAGCCCGCGGCCCCCAGGAGTCCAACTACGAGGCGGGCGACGTCTACCTCTCCCCGGACGCCTTCGACCCGCCCGCCACCCGCGCCGCCCTCGCCCGCAGTACCGCCCGGGTCCTGGTCCTCGCCGGAGAACTCGACGGCGGCCCCCGCCCGGAACTCGCCCGCCGCTGCGCCGCCGTCTTCCCGCACGCCGAGGTCGCCGTCCAGCCGGGTGCCGGGCACTACCCCTGGCTCGACGACCCCGAGTGGTTCGTACGGCGTGTCACCGCGTTCCTCGAAGGGCAGCCCTCGCGTGGCCTGTCGGCGGTCGGAGCCGATCGCTAG
- a CDS encoding Gfo/Idh/MocA family protein — translation MSELLGVAVLGAGHMGADHVRRLDAVVSGARVAAVADPDAERAREAVGGIDGVFVHTDAVAALDAPGVRAVLIASPGEAHEEALLAAFERGLPVLCEKPMVPESAGALRVVEAEARLGRRLAQIGFMRRYDTEYRQLKSLLDGGRLGRPLMLHCVHRNVSSPPHFTSAMLVNSSVSHEIDAARWLLGQELSAVTVLRPRPSAGAPEGLLDPQLVLFETDGGALVDVEVFVNCGFGYEVRCEAVCEAGSARIGEAHGMLVTAAGGAREEVPQDYLVRFADAYDRQVQDWVDATRRGLVTGPGAWDGYAASAVAEAGVRALETGERTPVELAPRPALHDPA, via the coding sequence GTGAGCGAACTTCTGGGTGTGGCGGTCCTGGGCGCGGGCCACATGGGCGCCGACCACGTACGGCGCCTCGACGCGGTGGTGAGCGGCGCCAGGGTCGCCGCGGTCGCGGACCCCGACGCGGAACGGGCGAGGGAGGCCGTGGGCGGCATCGACGGCGTCTTTGTGCACACGGACGCCGTCGCCGCGCTCGACGCACCGGGCGTCCGGGCGGTCCTGATCGCCTCGCCCGGCGAGGCGCACGAGGAGGCCCTGCTGGCCGCGTTCGAGCGGGGGCTGCCGGTGCTGTGCGAGAAGCCGATGGTGCCGGAGTCCGCGGGCGCGCTGCGCGTGGTGGAGGCGGAGGCGCGGCTCGGCAGGCGGCTGGCACAGATCGGGTTCATGCGCCGGTACGACACCGAGTACCGGCAGCTGAAGTCGTTGCTGGACGGCGGGCGGCTGGGCCGGCCCCTGATGCTGCACTGCGTCCACCGCAACGTCTCCTCGCCGCCGCACTTCACCTCGGCGATGCTGGTCAACAGCTCCGTCTCGCACGAGATCGACGCCGCTCGCTGGCTGCTGGGACAGGAGCTGAGCGCGGTGACCGTGCTCCGGCCGCGGCCGTCGGCGGGGGCACCCGAGGGCCTGCTCGATCCGCAGCTGGTGCTGTTCGAGACCGACGGCGGCGCGCTCGTGGACGTGGAGGTCTTCGTCAACTGCGGCTTCGGCTACGAGGTGCGCTGCGAGGCCGTCTGCGAGGCAGGCAGCGCCCGGATCGGCGAGGCGCACGGCATGCTGGTGACGGCGGCGGGCGGCGCCCGTGAGGAGGTGCCGCAGGACTACCTCGTACGGTTCGCCGACGCCTACGACCGCCAGGTCCAGGACTGGGTGGACGCCACCCGCCGCGGCCTGGTCACCGGTCCCGGTGCCTGGGACGGGTACGCCGCCTCCGCGGTCGCCGAGGCCGGGGTGCGGGCACTGGAGACGGGTGAGCGCACGCCGGTCGAACTGGCACCGCGGCCGGCCCTCCACGACCCGGCATAG
- a CDS encoding PP2C family protein-serine/threonine phosphatase, translating to MSPHLSADHPAAQPPGRGSVESLISQARRLRGDVDAVRRDSQGEAADPRGRWQRALYDLALHQLTDLDAHLAQLRDGPAPAPRPGSLLSRVGSAEWNLLTDEADWSGELFQILGRDPASTPLSLDELPSLVLTEDRPKLTTMVTDCLVDGRPIDGEFRVVRPDDTVRTVHMMGEPVLDADGSTASMWAVLRDVSELRRSQRAVSETRDSLRHRPPPADTGSRAAVEPREAASAPWHGLLRFPHQGRPGLDLAAGYLPSSDHAPRHSAWYDACPLTGDETLFAAGDLPGVDTGGVQGAVMLIGALRGLALAGIRPERLPDRLAGLLEATALPPVRSAVYCGYAPRTRALTWAGAGHPVPPLLFRAGAGRALTGQGEATLEPGDLLLLHTGATEPAAVAHLLSLAPRLTGSGSARDGVRIAAGELAASPAPMDDACVLVARVTP from the coding sequence ATGTCGCCCCATCTCTCCGCGGACCACCCCGCCGCCCAGCCGCCGGGACGCGGCTCGGTCGAGTCGCTCATATCGCAGGCGCGGCGGCTGCGGGGCGACGTGGACGCGGTGCGGCGGGACAGCCAGGGCGAGGCCGCGGACCCCCGGGGACGGTGGCAACGCGCGCTGTACGACCTGGCGCTGCACCAACTCACCGACCTCGACGCGCACTTGGCGCAGCTCCGGGACGGCCCGGCGCCCGCACCCCGGCCCGGTTCGCTGCTCAGCCGGGTCGGCAGCGCGGAGTGGAACCTGCTGACGGACGAGGCCGACTGGTCCGGGGAACTGTTCCAGATCCTCGGCCGCGACCCCGCCTCCACCCCGCTCAGCCTCGACGAACTCCCGTCGCTGGTCCTCACCGAGGACCGCCCGAAGCTGACCACGATGGTCACGGACTGCCTCGTCGACGGCCGGCCCATCGACGGGGAGTTCCGCGTCGTACGCCCCGACGACACCGTGCGCACCGTGCACATGATGGGCGAGCCCGTGCTCGACGCCGACGGCAGCACCGCCTCCATGTGGGCGGTGCTGCGGGACGTCAGCGAACTGCGCCGCAGCCAGCGGGCGGTGAGCGAGACCCGTGACTCGCTCCGTCACCGCCCGCCGCCCGCGGACACCGGGTCACGGGCCGCGGTAGAACCGCGGGAGGCAGCGTCCGCGCCCTGGCACGGCCTCCTGCGGTTCCCGCACCAGGGACGGCCGGGCCTCGACCTGGCCGCCGGGTACCTGCCCTCGTCGGACCACGCGCCCCGGCACAGCGCCTGGTACGACGCGTGTCCGCTCACCGGCGACGAGACCCTCTTCGCCGCCGGCGACCTCCCCGGCGTGGACACCGGCGGGGTGCAGGGCGCGGTGATGCTGATCGGCGCCCTGCGGGGCCTGGCGCTGGCGGGGATCCGTCCCGAACGACTCCCCGACCGGCTGGCCGGGTTACTCGAAGCCACCGCCCTGCCGCCCGTCCGCTCCGCCGTGTACTGCGGCTACGCGCCCCGCACCCGCGCCCTGACCTGGGCCGGGGCCGGGCACCCGGTCCCACCGCTGCTGTTCCGCGCGGGAGCGGGACGTGCGCTGACCGGACAGGGCGAGGCGACCCTCGAACCGGGTGACCTGCTGCTCCTGCACACCGGCGCGACGGAGCCCGCGGCCGTGGCACACCTCCTCTCCCTCGCCCCCCGGCTGACCGGGTCGGGCTCCGCGCGGGACGGGGTAAGGATCGCGGCCGGTGAACTCGCCGCGTCCCCGGCGCCGATGGACGACGCCTGCGTGCTGGTGGCCCGGGTGACACCCTGA
- a CDS encoding N-acetylmuramoyl-L-alanine amidase codes for MRRSPLVPALAGAALLLPLLGAAPSAAGPSDAPPATDRLQRAFATAAAEYRVPQSVLLGVSYLQSRWDAHGGAPSVTGGYGPLHLTDARTALAGTSHHDEGTEDPRGDDARAPLHPKARATRAAALPDRLTTLPKAAELTGLSPEALRTDPAANVSGGAALLAAAQRDLGEPLSADPADWYGAVARFSGAEDAATAAAYANDVFEVIRAGERRTTDAGQRVTLAARPGVAPDTAQLGDAGLRTASATGTECPKSVSCEWIPAPYEEFGDGDYGNHDLGKRPASQRIRYIVVHDTEGAWDGVLNMVQDPTYVSWNYTLRSTDGHIAQHVKAKDVAWHAGNWYVNAKSIGLEHEGFLAEPDAWYTEAMYRSSARLVKYLARKYDIPLDRQHILGHDTVPGTTTATIPGMHTDPGPYWDWRHYFRLLGRPLEPTAGRKSGVVTIRPDYSANRPEYTGCEKAGEPCATHGSSAVRLYSDHDVNAPLIKDIGLGSAPTTGVNDLSSRVSTGQQYAVADRWRDWTAIWYLGQKAWFHDPAKSPAAVPASGRVITPRKGLDSVPVYGRAYPEKAAYPADVPAQTVSPLPYALGRGQKYVVGEKVPGEYYYAVGFDSASHRVVRGEDQYYEIQYGHRVGYVRAADVTLSTVR; via the coding sequence TTGCGAAGGTCCCCCCTGGTGCCCGCCCTGGCCGGCGCCGCGCTGCTGCTGCCACTGCTCGGCGCGGCACCGTCCGCCGCCGGCCCCTCCGACGCGCCGCCCGCCACGGACCGCCTCCAGCGGGCGTTCGCCACCGCGGCGGCCGAGTACCGGGTGCCGCAGAGCGTCCTGCTCGGCGTCTCCTACCTCCAGTCCCGCTGGGACGCGCACGGCGGAGCGCCCAGCGTGACCGGCGGCTACGGTCCGCTGCACCTGACCGACGCCCGCACGGCCCTGGCCGGGACCTCGCACCACGACGAGGGCACCGAGGACCCGCGCGGCGACGACGCCCGCGCCCCGCTGCACCCGAAGGCCAGGGCCACGCGCGCCGCCGCCCTGCCGGACCGGCTGACGACGCTGCCGAAGGCGGCCGAGCTGACCGGCCTGAGCCCCGAGGCCCTGCGCACCGACCCGGCCGCGAACGTGTCCGGCGGCGCCGCGCTGCTGGCCGCCGCCCAGCGGGACCTGGGTGAGCCGCTCAGCGCCGACCCGGCGGACTGGTACGGGGCGGTGGCACGCTTCTCGGGCGCGGAGGACGCGGCGACGGCGGCCGCGTACGCGAACGACGTGTTCGAGGTGATCCGCGCGGGTGAGCGACGGACCACGGACGCCGGGCAGCGCGTCACCCTGGCCGCCCGTCCGGGCGTGGCCCCGGACACGGCGCAGCTGGGCGACGCGGGCCTGCGCACCGCCTCGGCCACCGGCACCGAGTGCCCGAAGTCGGTGTCCTGCGAGTGGATCCCGGCGCCGTACGAGGAGTTCGGCGACGGCGACTACGGCAACCACGACCTGGGGAAACGGCCCGCCTCGCAGCGCATCCGGTACATCGTCGTGCACGACACGGAAGGCGCCTGGGACGGTGTCCTGAACATGGTCCAGGACCCCACCTACGTCTCCTGGAACTACACGCTCCGCTCCACCGACGGGCACATCGCCCAGCACGTGAAGGCGAAGGACGTGGCCTGGCACGCGGGCAACTGGTACGTCAACGCCAAGTCGATCGGGCTGGAGCACGAGGGTTTCCTGGCGGAGCCGGACGCCTGGTACACGGAGGCCATGTACCGCTCCTCGGCGCGGCTGGTGAAGTACCTGGCGAGGAAGTACGACATCCCGCTGGACCGGCAGCACATCCTGGGCCACGACACCGTCCCGGGCACCACCACCGCGACGATCCCGGGCATGCACACCGACCCGGGACCGTACTGGGACTGGCGGCACTACTTCCGGCTGCTCGGCCGCCCCTTGGAGCCGACCGCGGGCCGGAAGTCCGGCGTGGTGACGATCCGCCCCGACTACTCCGCCAACCGCCCGGAGTACACCGGCTGCGAGAAGGCGGGCGAGCCCTGCGCGACGCACGGCTCCAGCGCGGTGCGGCTCTACTCCGACCATGACGTGAACGCGCCCCTGATCAAGGACATCGGCCTCGGCTCGGCCCCGACGACGGGCGTGAACGACCTGTCGTCCCGGGTCTCCACGGGGCAGCAGTACGCGGTGGCCGACCGGTGGCGGGACTGGACGGCCATCTGGTACCTGGGCCAGAAGGCCTGGTTCCACGACCCGGCGAAGAGCCCGGCGGCGGTGCCCGCCTCGGGCCGGGTGATCACCCCGAGGAAGGGGCTGGACAGCGTCCCCGTGTACGGAAGGGCGTACCCGGAGAAGGCCGCCTACCCGGCGGACGTGCCCGCCCAGACCGTGTCGCCGCTGCCGTACGCGCTGGGCAGGGGGCAGAAGTACGTGGTCGGGGAGAAGGTTCCCGGCGAGTACTACTACGCGGTCGGGTTCGACTCGGCCTCCCACCGGGTGGTGCGGGGCGAGGACCAGTACTACGAGATCCAGTACGGCCACCGGGTCGGCTACGTGCGCGCCGCCGACGTCACGCTCTCGACCGTGCGGTAG
- a CDS encoding universal stress protein: MSTLPVIAAVDGSDDSLRALDWALDAAHRRGASLRVVHVRQYATWAQTDILVAGEPDTGDDPVLDQARAHLQGRAYAVATEYVGMEGVPGAALPELGADSQLLVLGSRGRGGFASLLLGSNGMAAARDAECPVVVVPRPGREVHGEAPAEEGPRVVVGLHVDSPDEATLSFAFAEAELRGARLQVVAAYPWPVQTWAAAGQIMPPVIDEVSIESETRVLADGFLAPYRERHPDVRAEPYVAPGDAAGHLVATSRDAQLVVVGRHRRRLLAPARMMGSVTHAVLLHAASPVAVVPPAPPEG, translated from the coding sequence ATGAGCACTCTGCCGGTCATCGCGGCCGTCGACGGTTCCGACGACAGCCTGCGCGCCCTGGACTGGGCCCTCGACGCGGCGCACCGGCGCGGGGCGTCCCTGCGGGTGGTGCACGTGCGCCAGTACGCCACCTGGGCCCAGACCGACATCCTGGTCGCGGGCGAGCCGGACACCGGCGACGACCCGGTGCTCGACCAGGCCCGCGCCCACCTCCAGGGACGTGCCTACGCCGTGGCGACGGAGTACGTCGGCATGGAGGGCGTGCCCGGCGCCGCGCTGCCCGAGCTGGGCGCCGACTCCCAGCTGCTGGTGCTCGGCTCCCGGGGCCGCGGCGGCTTCGCCAGCCTGCTGCTCGGCTCCAACGGCATGGCCGCCGCCCGCGACGCCGAGTGCCCCGTCGTCGTGGTGCCCCGCCCCGGACGCGAGGTGCACGGCGAGGCGCCGGCCGAGGAGGGGCCCCGGGTGGTCGTCGGACTGCACGTGGACAGTCCCGATGAAGCCACCCTCTCCTTCGCCTTCGCCGAGGCCGAGCTGCGCGGCGCCCGCCTCCAGGTCGTCGCCGCCTACCCGTGGCCGGTGCAGACCTGGGCCGCCGCCGGGCAGATCATGCCCCCGGTGATCGACGAGGTCTCCATCGAGAGCGAGACCCGGGTCCTGGCCGACGGCTTCCTGGCCCCGTACCGCGAACGTCATCCCGACGTCCGGGCCGAGCCGTACGTCGCGCCCGGCGACGCCGCCGGTCACCTCGTCGCCACCTCCCGCGACGCCCAGCTGGTCGTCGTCGGCCGCCACCGCCGCCGCCTGCTGGCCCCCGCCCGCATGATGGGCTCGGTCACCCACGCGGTCCTGCTCCACGCGGCGTCCCCGGTCGCGGTCGTCCCACCGGCCCCACCGGAGGGCTGA
- a CDS encoding DUF397 domain-containing protein: MAESTTHQRPIMGWDKPELDLSDAQWQSSSRGLGDVQIAFVEGFIAMRNSGSPESPSLIFTPAEWGAFVSGAREGEFDLT, translated from the coding sequence GTGGCCGAGAGCACCACCCACCAGCGCCCGATCATGGGCTGGGACAAGCCGGAGCTGGACCTCAGCGACGCGCAGTGGCAGTCGAGCAGCCGGGGCCTGGGGGATGTCCAGATCGCCTTCGTCGAGGGGTTCATCGCCATGCGCAACAGCGGCAGCCCGGAAAGCCCCTCCCTGATCTTCACCCCCGCGGAATGGGGCGCGTTCGTGTCGGGGGCGCGGGAAGGGGAGTTCGACCTCACCTGA